The Clostridium sp. DL-VIII DNA window ATCATAACTTTTACATTGATTGTTTTTTAACAAACAATCTTATAAAAATCCTCCAAATATAAATACTAAATAGTATTTATATTTTCCAATATTTATATTAGTTTTATAGTACTTCTTTAACAGCTTCCTTCATACCTGCTTTTTCAATTATTGCTAAGTATTCAGTAACCTTGTTTGTTAAACCTGCTATTTCATTTAAATCGCTTCCCCAGTTCTTTTCGTATCCAAGTACTGTTGTAACAACTTTCTTTAATCCTTCAGTACTTCCATCATAATTTCTCCATACATTCTTGTATAATTCTAAGATATCTTCATCATCTGAAAGATTAATATCTTCTGTTCCTCTTTTTCCTTTATAGAATTCAATTAAAGCTGCAAGAGAGAATACTAGTTTCTTAGGAAGTTCTCCTTTTCTCTTTAGGTATTCTGTTAAACTTGGTAAATCTCTTGTTTTATATTTAGACATTGAATTTAAAGCAATACTCATTAAGTAATGTTTTACATATGGATTTTGGAATCTTTCAATTATTGCATCTGCAAATTCTACTAATTCTTCATGAGGTAAATCTAATGTTGGAATTATTTCATCATAAATTACTTCATGTACATATTTTCCTATTACTTCGTGATCTACTGATTCTCCTACTGTATTTAATCCATAAAGATATGCTACTGGTACCATTGCTGTATGAGGCCCATTTAATATTCTTACTTTTCTAGTTCTATAAGGTGTCATGTCATCAACAACTTTGATATTTAATCCTGCTTTTTCTATTGGTAATTCATTTTTTATTGATTGTGGTCCTTCAATTACCCATAAGTGGAATACTTCTCCTACATCAACTAGGTTATCATCATATCCTAATTCTGCTCTTACTTCATCTATTGTATCTCTTGGATATCCTGGTACAATTCTATCTACTAAGCTGCAGCAGAATGTGTTAGCTTCATTTATCCAATTAGCGAAGTCTTGTCCTAAGCTCCAAATTTCAGCATATTTTAATACTATTTCTTTTAATTTTTCACCATTTCTATCAATAAGCTCACATGGTATTATTATTAAACCTTTATCACTAGCCCCATTAAAAGCTTTAAATCTATTGTATAAAAGAGCTGTTAATTTACCTGGATAGCTTTTTTGGCATCCACCTTTAAGTTTATCGTTTTCTTCAAAAGCTATTCCTGCTTCTGTAGTATTTGATACTATAAATCTTAATTCTGGATTTTCTCCAACCTTTAAATATTCATCATAGTTTGAATATGGGTTAATACCTCTGCTTATACTGTTAATTACCTTATGAGTTTTCGATGCTTTACCATTTTTCATTCCTTGAAGATATAATGTGTATAAACCATCTTGATCATTTAATTTGTCAATCAATCCAGCTTCTAATGGTTGGACTACTACCACACTACCATTAAAATCTGCTTCATCGTTCATCTTGTCTATTTGCCAATCAACAAAGGCTCTTAGAAAATTCCCTTCTCCAAATTGTAAAACTTTTTCTGGATAAGTCTTAAACTCTTTGAATAATGATTTATTTAGCTTCATTCCTTTCTCCTCCAAACTTAATTTTTAATATATTATCAAAACCCACTTAATAATATTTAATCCTTCTATTATCAAGTGATTATTTGATTTCTTAATTAATATAAATAAAAACTAAATAATAATATAGAAATTCTTGTTCACGTTAACAAAAATATTATCAAAATATGTTAACGTGAACAAAAATACATAAATCATACATTTGCAATTTATATTATAGCCTTTATGACTTAATAATGCAATACCTTTTGTTAACGTTTAACCAAAGTTTACAATAATTAGCCATTTTATTAGCTAATTATTGTAATAACTTTTTTATAATTTCTTAACCGAATTCCTTATAATAAGTTTAGATTCAATATATACCTTAGTCTTATTTGCTTCTTTATTGTTTATTAAATTTAATAAGTTTATGCCACCATATTCACTCATTGTTAATGAATCCTTTTTTACACTTGACAATGTTGGAGTAACATAGTTACAAAAGTTACTATCATCAAATCCTATAATAGATATATCATTAGGAACACTTAATCCTTCTTCATCTATAGCTTTCATAGCCCCCACTGCAATATCATCATTAGAACAAAATACCGCAGTCGGTCTATCTTTTAACTCTAGCAGCTTTGTCATATTTATATACCCGCTTTTCATATCATATCTACCACTCATAATATATTCATCTTTAATTGGAATATTATGATCCTCTAGTGCTTTTATATATCCTTTTCGTCTGTACTCACTAGATTCAAATTCCTTATTTCCTTCGATTAAAGCAATTTTTTGGTGATTATTTTCTATAAAATAAGTAACTGCATCATATGATCCTTTCGTATCATTAGACATAATGTTTACCAATTGATTATTTTCTATGTATCTGTTTATAACTACAGTAGGTATACCTTTTTCAATAATATTTTCAATAAATTTATCATCATCTTTTCTTTGGCTTACTACTATTATTCCATCAAAGTTTTTATTATCAATTGGATATGAATTAGCATAATCGTCAATTCCTCTAATAACTAGATTATATTCTTTATCCATTACTTTACTGATACCTTTAACAATTTCATGGAAGAATGTATCAGACGTACCATTTCCTATTGATGAAAAGAAAACACCTATAACATATGATTTTAATAAAACCAGACTCTTCGCATTGTAATTTGGCACATAATTCAATTCCTTTGCCAAAGTCTTAATTTTAATTTTAGTATCCTCATTTATATATGGACTGTTATTAAGCGCTCGGGATACTGTTGTATGTGAAACATTTGCTATTTTGGCTATATCTTTTATCGTTACACTCATCTCTCTATACTCCCCTGTCATAATTGTATAAGTATATTTTACCATAATAACTCAGATATATAAAAATATTTAATTTCTCTTTAATTAATATTAATTATTTTTCTAATTTGAATTATTTTTTAATAATATATCAAGCATTAATTCTAATTATTTTTGCAATATTCCTCAATAGTCTCTGCTACTATTTTTGCTTGAACTACTGCTTCTACTACTGTTTTTGCTCCAGTAACTACATCTCCAGAAGCAAATGTTCCTTTTTTAGTTGTATTTCCTTTATCATCAGTAATTAGCAATCCCCATTTGTTAGTATCTAGTTCTGTTGTATTAGATACTATATTTGCTCTAGGATTTTGACTTACTGCAATAATTACTGAATCACAATCAAAAAATTCTTCTTTCCCTTCTATTATTTTTGTTTTAACTTTTCCTTCTGAATCAGTCACATTTTCTGTAACAGCCAATTTTATTCCATTTTCTTTTATTTCAATCGGAGCTCTAAGTAGTTCAAACTTAATACCATCTTCCTTAGCTTCTCTTATTTCCTGCTTTGTCGCAGGCATTTCCTCAAAGCCTTTCCTATAAAGTATAGTCACATTTTTAGCTCCATATCTTTTAGCACTTCTAGCCGCATCCATAGCAACATTTCCAGCTCCTATTATAGCTACATTATCTCCTAATCTATAGAATTCTGGTGATTTTAAATAATCTATAGCATAATGTACATTACCAAGAGTTTCTCCC harbors:
- a CDS encoding tagaturonate reductase gives rise to the protein MKLNKSLFKEFKTYPEKVLQFGEGNFLRAFVDWQIDKMNDEADFNGSVVVVQPLEAGLIDKLNDQDGLYTLYLQGMKNGKASKTHKVINSISRGINPYSNYDEYLKVGENPELRFIVSNTTEAGIAFEENDKLKGGCQKSYPGKLTALLYNRFKAFNGASDKGLIIIPCELIDRNGEKLKEIVLKYAEIWSLGQDFANWINEANTFCCSLVDRIVPGYPRDTIDEVRAELGYDDNLVDVGEVFHLWVIEGPQSIKNELPIEKAGLNIKVVDDMTPYRTRKVRILNGPHTAMVPVAYLYGLNTVGESVDHEVIGKYVHEVIYDEIIPTLDLPHEELVEFADAIIERFQNPYVKHYLMSIALNSMSKYKTRDLPSLTEYLKRKGELPKKLVFSLAALIEFYKGKRGTEDINLSDDEDILELYKNVWRNYDGSTEGLKKVVTTVLGYEKNWGSDLNEIAGLTNKVTEYLAIIEKAGMKEAVKEVL
- a CDS encoding LacI family DNA-binding transcriptional regulator; its protein translation is MSVTIKDIAKIANVSHTTVSRALNNSPYINEDTKIKIKTLAKELNYVPNYNAKSLVLLKSYVIGVFFSSIGNGTSDTFFHEIVKGISKVMDKEYNLVIRGIDDYANSYPIDNKNFDGIIVVSQRKDDDKFIENIIEKGIPTVVINRYIENNQLVNIMSNDTKGSYDAVTYFIENNHQKIALIEGNKEFESSEYRRKGYIKALEDHNIPIKDEYIMSGRYDMKSGYINMTKLLELKDRPTAVFCSNDDIAVGAMKAIDEEGLSVPNDISIIGFDDSNFCNYVTPTLSSVKKDSLTMSEYGGINLLNLINNKEANKTKVYIESKLIIRNSVKKL